In Leguminivora glycinivorella isolate SPB_JAAS2020 chromosome 11, LegGlyc_1.1, whole genome shotgun sequence, a single window of DNA contains:
- the LOC125231368 gene encoding uncharacterized protein LOC125231368 — MELKIAEAPPQCLKLPCVQMDASRRTERDDLVQALAKDEHVMQSTADNVLATKKRIEYGVHQILVEVGELVRAQGSRLNKSVSDRFDSIELKMIENHAAALSNTSAKIESEMSQVWRQIGVMYQQMTANQRSLDKLTEQTDQYVNTTATTLDGMQGKVINYRLYGFTHNDH; from the exons ATGGAACTGAAGATCGCTGAGGCGCCGCCCCAATGTCTCAAGCTTCCTTGTGTCCAAATGGATGCCAGTAGAAGAACGGAGCGAGATGATCTG GTCCAAGCGTTAGCGAAGGACGAGCACGTGATGCAGTCGACAGCGGACAACGTACTGGCGACGAAGAAGCGCATCGAATATGGCGTCCATCAGATTTTAGTTGAAGTAGGCGAGTTGGTCCGCGCGCAGGGCTCAAGACTTAACAAGTCTGTTAGCGACAG ATTTGACAGCATAGAGCTGAAGATGATCGAAAACCACGCCGCAGCTCTCAGCAACACCAGCGCCAAAATCGAGTCAGAAATGTCACAAGTTTGGCGACAGATCGGCGTCATGTACCAGCAAATGACCGCCAACCAGCGGTCGTTGGATAAACTCACT GAGCAGACCGACCAGTATGTAAATACCACCGCCACGACATTGGACGGCATGCAAGGCAAGGTAATCAATTATAGACTGTATGGCTTCACACATAACGACCATTAA